A region from the Aegilops tauschii subsp. strangulata cultivar AL8/78 chromosome 5, Aet v6.0, whole genome shotgun sequence genome encodes:
- the LOC109764195 gene encoding uncharacterized protein, with the protein MEGVDVYPPVYTKVMGRPRRNRKKDPEEKLDKEGGKKLTKHGVTMHCSVCGAANHNKKGHKKWAETNREAPVVTDDDSEEEFDDPSIISNIMPHTVHPSMDPSQTPGSMVYLMQKMERMSYQPVMDHGPLPESSFVTQARASIPPPRVTTAMASGRGRRRGVTEDIPKDVPQSSHQTSDNTGGRKRQARGGGRGNATGGGRRNATRGGRGNATRGNGRTRGGGATGGTGRGNGGRGTLYDNGGRTGPGDGFWNLMFGPDSDRSHVAAEEEPITQNAPGGDEWDDDFMHM; encoded by the exons ATGGAAGGAGTGGACGTGTACCCACCTGTGTACACCAAGGTGATGGGTAGACCAAGGAGAAATAGAAAAAAAGATCCAGAAGAGAAGCTTGACAAGGAAGGGGGCAAGAAACTGACTAAACATGGTGTAACCATGCACTGTTCTGTTTGTGGAGCAGCAAATCACAATAAGAAAGGTCATAAAAAGTGGGCAGAAACAAATAGAGAGGCCCCAGTAGTTACAGATGATGATTCAGAAGAGGAGTTTGATGATCCATCCATAATTTCA AACATCATGCCACACACAGTTCATCCATCTATGGATCCATCTCAAACACCAGGATCAATGGTTTACCTCATGCAGAAAATG GAGAGGATGTCATATCAACCAGTCATGGACCATGGTCCTCTTCCTGAATCTTCATTTGTTACACAAGCCAGAGCTAGCATTCCTCCACCAAGAGTGACAACTGCTATGGCAAGTGGAAGAGGTAGGAGGAGGGGTGTTACTGAAGATATTCCGAAGGATGTGCCTCAATCCAGCCACCAAACAAGTGATAATACAGGAGGCAGGAAGAGGCAAGCTAGAGGAGGTGGTAGAGGAAATGCTACAGGAGGTGGGAGGAGAAATGCTACAAGAGGTGGAAGGGGAAATGCTACAAGAG GAAATGGAAGGACAAGAGGAGGAGGTGCAACAGGAGGAACTGGAAGAGGAAATGGTGGAAGAGGAACTCTATATGACAATGGAGGAAGGACTGGACCAGGGGATGGATTTTGGAACTTGATGTTTGGACCTGATTCAGATAGGTCACATGTGGCAGCAGAGGAAGAGCCAATCACGCAAAATGCACCAGGAGGGGATGAGTGGGATGATGACTTCATGCACATGTAG